The Benincasa hispida cultivar B227 chromosome 9, ASM972705v1, whole genome shotgun sequence genome has a segment encoding these proteins:
- the LOC120087123 gene encoding transcription factor MYB36-like — MGRAPCCDKANVKKGPWSPEEDTKLKSYIEQHGTGGNWIALPQKIGLKRCGKSCRLRWLNYLRPNIKHGDFSEEEDRIICSLYVSIGSRWSIIAAQLPGRTDNDIKNYWNTRLKKKLFGKHHEKQQQQLVRRGRKIKSEIGNSMAIVFDNQVIYNNNNNNQSPFLPELSPALNSPPYPSYQPLQFPSNSQQLLGHTAGVDDYLRRTDSVRFGIEGTSSQPITSCHVGELEKVVYSNTPSFDDGLQFSCENNGLNLIDDLDWGEMSSLISAPLYPSTII; from the exons ATGGGAAGAGCTCCTTGCTGTGACAAAGCAAACGTCAAGAAGGGTCCGTGGTCGCCGGAGGAAGACACGAAACTCAAATCCTATATCGAGCAGCACGGTACAGGTGGAAACTGGATTGCACTGCCCCAGAAAATCG GTCTTAAGCGATGTGGGAAAAGCTGCCGACTCCGGTGGTTGAACTACCTTCGTCCTAATATTAAGCATGGGGatttttctgaagaagaagatagaataATTTGCAGCCTTTATGTTAGCATTGGAAGCAG GTGGTCGATTATTGCAGCTCAATTACCTGGACGAACAGATAATGATATAAAGAATTATTGGAACacaagattgaagaagaaattattTGGAAAACACCACGAGAAGCAACAACAACAATTGgtgagaagaggaagaaaaatcaAATCCGAAATAGGAAATTCCATGGCGATTGTTTTTGATAATCAggttatttataataataataataataaccaatCGCCTTTCTTGCCGGAGCTATCTCCGGCGCTCAATTCGCCGCCGTACCCAAGCTACCAACCGCTTCAATTCCCTTCAAATTCTCAACAACTTTTGGGCCACACCGCCGGCGTTGATGATTACCTGAGGAGAACCGACAGTGTACGGTTTGGAATTGAGGGGACTTCGAGTCAACCAATCACGAGCTGCCACGTAGGTGAGTTGGAGAAGGTTGTTTACAGCAATACGCCGTCGTTTGACGATGGGCTGCAGTTTTCATGTGAAAACAATGGGTTGAATTTGATCGACGATTTAGACTGGGGGGAAATGAGTTCTTTGATTTCTGCTCCTTTATATCCTTCGACGAtaatttga